From Glycine soja cultivar W05 chromosome 4, ASM419377v2, whole genome shotgun sequence, the proteins below share one genomic window:
- the LOC114408860 gene encoding F-box/LRR-repeat protein 15-like isoform X1, whose protein sequence is MERNRRRSDGESSSVSAEDTRRKRARVYFDFDGPHCIVKCSNAGKSSASVDEFVDYDNFQRSSLRSNDDDALRSMSAGEESNFDEGDDSDISKVDDLEVKMDLTDDLLHMVFSFLDHPNLCKAARVCKQWWTASAHEVFWKSLNFEDRSISVEQFEDICRRYPNIMAIRMSGPACNQLVMKAISSLRNLEALTLGRAHIMDNFFHALADCSMLKRLTINDAILGSGIQEISVNHDRLCHLQLTKCRVMRIAVRCPQLETMSLKRSNMAQTALNCPLLQELDIGSCHKLPDSAIRSAVTSCSQLVSLDMSNCSSVSDETLREISMNCANLSFLDASYCPNLFLETVRLPMLTVLKLHSCDGITAASMAAISHSYMLEVLELDNCSLLTSVSLDLPRLQNIRLVHCRKFADLNLMTLTLSSILVSNCPVLHRINITSNSLQKLTIPKQDSLTTLALQCQSLQEVDLSECESLNNSVCNVFNDGGGCPMLKSLVLGNCESLTSVQFISTSLISLSLGGCRAITNLELTCPNLEKVILDGCDHLERASFCPVGLLSLNLGICPKLNTLSIEAPFMVSLELKGCGVLSEAFINCPLLASLDASFCSQLTDGCLSATTVSCPLIESLILMSCSSIGSEGLRSLYCLPNLTVLDLSYTFLVNMQPVFDSCLQLKVLKLQACKYLTETSLEPLYKGGALPALQELDLSYGTLCQSAIDELLACCTNLTHVSLNGCVNMHDLNWGSSRGQSDNFPAVNTPSWASSNEIISESSEHSARLLQNLYCVGCPNIRKVVIPLRENCFHLLFLNLSLSANLKVVDVTCLNLCFLNLSNCSSLEILKLECPKLTSLFLQSCNIDDEAVEAAISKCTMLETLDVRFCPKISSISMGRLRTICSSLKRIFSS, encoded by the exons ATGGAGAGGAACCGGCGTCGTTCCGACGGAGAGAGTAGTTCCGTTTCCGCTGAGGACACTCGCCGGAAGCGCGCCAGAGTCTACTTCGATTTCGA TGGCCCTCATTGTATTGTGAAGTGTTCAAATGCTGGGAAATCCAGTGCATCTGTTGATGAATTTGTGGATTATGATAATTTTCAAAGATCGTCTCTTCGATCCAACGATGATGATGCATTGAGGTCGATGTCTGCTGGTGAGGAGAGTAACTTTGACGAAGGAGATGACAGTGACATCTCAAAAGTGGATGATCTAGAGGTCAAGATGGATCTTACGGATGACTTATTACATATG GTCTTTTCGTTTTTGGATCATCCCAATCTCTGCAAAGCTGCTAGAGTCTGTAAGCAGTGGTGGACTGCTAGTGCTCATGAAGTCTTCTGGAAgagtttgaattttgaagatCGGAGCATATCTGTAGAGCAAT TTGAGGACATCTGTAGGCGTTATCCTAATATCATGGCAATCCGTATGTCTGGTCCTGCCTGTAACCAGCTTGTCATGAAGGCCATTTCTTCGTTAAG aaatcttgaGGCTTTAACATTGGGAAGAGCTCATATAATGGATAATTTTTTCCATGCTTTGGCCGATTGTTCTATGTTGAAAAGACTGACCATCAATGATGCTATACTTGGCAGTGGTATTCAGGAGATATCAGTCAATCACGACAGGCTGTGTCATCTCCAATTGACAAAGTGCCGTGTGATGCGTATAGCAGTCAG GTGCCCACAACTTGAAACTATGTCATTGAAGCGCAGTAACATGGCACAGACTGCGCTCAATTGCCCCCTTTTGCAAGAGCTTGATATAGGCTCTTGCCACAAACTTCCTGATTCTGCTATTCGTTCAGCTGTTACATCATGCTCGCAATTAGTTTCTTTGGACATGTCTAATTGTTCGAGTGTTAGTGATGAAACATTACGAGAAATATCCATGAATTGTGCTAACCTTAGTTTTCTTGATGCATCGTACTGCCCCAACCTATTCTTGGAG ACTGTTAGACTGCCAATGTTAACAGTTCTGAAGCTTCACAGTTGTGATGGCATCACTGCAGCCTCAATGGCTGCAATATCTCACAGTTATATGTTGGAG GTTTTGGAGCTTGATAATTGTAGCCTATTGACATCAGTGTCTTTAGACCTTCCCCGCTTGCAGAATATTAGATTGGTACACTGTCGCAA ATTTGCTGATTTGAACTTGATGACCCTAACGTTGTCGTCTATCTTGGTGTCCAATTGCCCTGTGCTCCATCGTATCAACATCACTTCAAATTCACTTCAA AAATTAACAATACCAAAGCAGGACAGTTTAACCACATTAGCTCTGCAATGCCAATCTTTACAAGAAGTGGATCTCTCTGAGTGTGAATCTTTGAATAACTCTGTATGCAATGTTTTTAATGATGGTGGAGGTTGCCCAATGTTGAAATCGTTAGTTCTTGGTAATTGTGAG AGTTTGACATCAGTTCAGTTCATCAGTACCTCTCTAATCAGTCTTTCCCTTGGTGGTTGCCGTGCAATAACTAATCTTGAACTCACATGCCCTAATCTAGAGAAAGTTATTTTGGATGGCTGTGATCATTTGGAAAGAGCATCATTTTGTCCA GTTGGTCTTTTATCTCTCAATTTAGGAATATGTCCAAAATTGAACACACTCAGCATTGAAGCACCGTTTATGGTTTCACTTGAGTTGAAAGGATGTGGTGTACTATCTGAAGCATTCATTAATTGTCCACTCTTAGCATCTCTCGATGCTTCCTTTTGCAG CCAACTAACGGATGGCTGCTTGTCTGCAACAACTGTCTCATGCCCACTGATTGAATCATtgatattaatgtcatgctcaTCAATTGGTTCAGAGGGTCTTCGATCTCTGTATTGTCTTCCAAATTTGACTGTTCTTGACTTATCATACACTTTCTTGGTGAACATGCAGCCTGTCTTTGATTCTTGTTTGCAACTAAAG GTTTTAAAGCTGCAAGCATGCAAATATCTCACTGAAACATCACTTGAACCTCTTTACAAAGGAGGTGCTTTGCCAGCACTTCAGGAGTTGGACTTGTCTTATGGAACTCTCTGTCAATCAGCCATAGATGAGCTTCTTGCTTGCTGCACAAACCTAACTCATGTGAGTTTGAATGGCTGTGTGAATATGCATGATTTGAATTGGGGAAGCAGTCGTGGGCAAAGTGACAATTTCCCTGCTGTAAACACCCCATCCTGGGCAAGTTCTAATGAGATTATCTCTGAATCAAGTGAGCACTCTGCTCGCTTACTACAAAACCTCTACTGTGTTGGATGTCCAAATATTAGGAAGGTTGTCATTCCATTGAgggaaaattgttttcatttgttatttttaaacctTTCGCTCTCGGCAAATTTGAAAGTGGTTGATGTCACATGTCTCAACCTATGCTTTCTTAATTTAAG CAATTGTTCCTCTTTGGAAATTTTGAAGTTAGAGTGTCCAAAATTGACCAGTCTATTCCTTCAG TCTTGCAATATTGACGATGAAGCTGTTGAAGCTGCTATATCAAAATGCACTATGCTGGAGACTCTTGACGTTCGCTTTTGTCCAAAG ATAAGCTCAATAAGCATGGGAAGATTACGCACAATTTGTTCAAGTTTGAAGCGAATATTTAGCAGTTAG
- the LOC114408862 gene encoding ylmG homolog protein 2, chloroplastic-like, which produces MGANANDLSTEIDCTKKVSNCWGNGQIPFALPFLTLPNSNFTTLLSSPPQLLHTSFTTAADNFFRFVHSLASQNPFLNKVLSLPAEFHTLCVQIRKQRNVGLVSSHNFAAVLPGGSVAGLVVANGVLNFLNIYNTLLIVRLVLTWFPNTPPSIVSPLSTICDPYLNIFRGLIPPLGGTLDLSPILAFLVLNAFTSTAAALPAELPVTEQSKQGLAAPLPSTTSQKKWMRRFQGNRSRTSGDDAK; this is translated from the exons ATGGGTGCGAACGCTAACGACTTGTCCACTGAGATAGATTGTACTAAGAAGGTTTCCAATTGTTGGGGAAATGGTCAAATACCCTTTGCACTTCCTTTTCTCACACTCCCCAATTCCAACTTCACCACTCTCCTCTCTTCACCACCTCAACTACTCCACACATCATTCACCACTGCCGCTGACAATTTTTTCAGATTTGTACACTCCCTCGCTTCTCAGAACCCCTTCCTCAACAAAGTTCTCTCTCTCCCCGCCGAATTTCACACCTTATGCGTGCAG ATTCGGAAGCAAAGGAACGTGGGGTTGGTGTCTAGTCATAATTTCGCTGCCGTTTTGCCCGGGGGTTCGGTGGCAGGGCTAGTGGTGGCTAACGGGGTTCTCAATTTCTTGAACATTTACAACACTTTGCTCATTGTTAGGCTTGTTTTGACATGGTTTCCCAACACTCCTCCTTCCATTGTTAGCCCCCTCAG CACCATATGTGACCCATACCTGAACATATTCCGTGGACTTATTCCCCCTCTGGGAGGAACCCTGGATCTCTCTCCCATTCTAGCATTCTTGGTCCTAAATGCATTCACCAGCACTGCTGCTGCACTCCCTGCCGAGCTTCCAGTCACAGAACAATCAAAACAAGGTCTTGCAGCGCCATTGCCCTCTACTACTTCACAGAAGAAATGGATGAGACGGTTTCAAGGGAACAGGTCAAGGACATCTGGTGATGATGCTAAATAG
- the LOC114408320 gene encoding uncharacterized protein LOC114408320, with protein sequence MASLITPAHVSNKKPLHLSSWKAKRVRCAVSPPTWREGLRTVSLSLVISHLLLIPNRTCLFHRFFFRMVMLPKQILSISMLREKTLEGEEPQFTLCRSPSRSGPAASLRVNIRAGEGDEDGKTKPQTSLVVQYAFDSGNGKTAFNDVDECLRSLEELDSLLLHASRNDPEASVKSMKTKINSALGALDSLLQTVPSDVLSKGEVIADSYREPEDEETGSLDPDLKQLESIL encoded by the exons ATGGCGTCACTTATCACCCCTGCGCATGTTAGCAACAAGAAGCCCTTGCATCTATCCAGTTGGAAGGCGAAGCGTGTGAGGTGCGCAGTGTCACCCCCGACATGGCGCGAAGGGCTGCGCACTGTGTCATTGTCTCTGGTTATCTCACACTTGCTTCTCATTCCTAACCGTACGTGTTTGTTTCACCGTTTCTTCTTTCGCATG gtgatgctgcccaagcaaatccTTTCGATAAGTATGTTAAGAG AAAAAACATTAGAGGGTGAGGAACCCCAATTCACCCTCTGCCGGTCTCCATCTCGTTCTGGGCCTGCAGCATCACTTCGTGTAAATATTAGAGCA ggagaaggagatgaagatggcAAAACGAAACCACAAACTTCCTTG GTGGTGCAGTACGCATTTGACAGTGGCAATGGTAAAACTGCATTCAATGATGTTGATGAATGCCTGAG GTCACTGGAAGAACTTGATTCCTTGCTTCTTCATGCATCAAGAAATGATCCTGAAGCCTCAGTCAAATCAATGAAGACAAAAATCAATTCTGCCCTTGGCGCTCTGGACAG CCTCTTACAAACCGTACCTTCAGATGTGCTGAGTAAAGGAGAGGTTATAGCTGATTCATACAGGGAACCGGAAGACGAGGAAACAGGGAGTTTGGACCCTGATTTAAAGCAACTAGAATCAATACTATGA
- the LOC114408860 gene encoding F-box/LRR-repeat protein 15-like isoform X3, with amino-acid sequence MERNRRRSDGESSSVSAEDTRRKRARVYFDFDGPHCIVKCSNAGKSSASVDEFVDYDNFQRSSLRSNDDDALRSMSAGEESNFDEGDDSDISKVDDLEVKMDLTDDLLHMVFSFLDHPNLCKAARVCKQWWTASAHEVFWKSLNFEDRSISVEQFEDICRRYPNIMAIRMSGPACNQLVMKAISSLSGIQEISVNHDRLCHLQLTKCRVMRIAVRCPQLETMSLKRSNMAQTALNCPLLQELDIGSCHKLPDSAIRSAVTSCSQLVSLDMSNCSSVSDETLREISMNCANLSFLDASYCPNLFLETVRLPMLTVLKLHSCDGITAASMAAISHSYMLEVLELDNCSLLTSVSLDLPRLQNIRLVHCRKFADLNLMTLTLSSILVSNCPVLHRINITSNSLQKLTIPKQDSLTTLALQCQSLQEVDLSECESLNNSVCNVFNDGGGCPMLKSLVLGNCESLTSVQFISTSLISLSLGGCRAITNLELTCPNLEKVILDGCDHLERASFCPVGLLSLNLGICPKLNTLSIEAPFMVSLELKGCGVLSEAFINCPLLASLDASFCSQLTDGCLSATTVSCPLIESLILMSCSSIGSEGLRSLYCLPNLTVLDLSYTFLVNMQPVFDSCLQLKVLKLQACKYLTETSLEPLYKGGALPALQELDLSYGTLCQSAIDELLACCTNLTHVSLNGCVNMHDLNWGSSRGQSDNFPAVNTPSWASSNEIISESSEHSARLLQNLYCVGCPNIRKVVIPLRENCFHLLFLNLSLSANLKVVDVTCLNLCFLNLSNCSSLEILKLECPKLTSLFLQSCNIDDEAVEAAISKCTMLETLDVRFCPKISSISMGRLRTICSSLKRIFSS; translated from the exons ATGGAGAGGAACCGGCGTCGTTCCGACGGAGAGAGTAGTTCCGTTTCCGCTGAGGACACTCGCCGGAAGCGCGCCAGAGTCTACTTCGATTTCGA TGGCCCTCATTGTATTGTGAAGTGTTCAAATGCTGGGAAATCCAGTGCATCTGTTGATGAATTTGTGGATTATGATAATTTTCAAAGATCGTCTCTTCGATCCAACGATGATGATGCATTGAGGTCGATGTCTGCTGGTGAGGAGAGTAACTTTGACGAAGGAGATGACAGTGACATCTCAAAAGTGGATGATCTAGAGGTCAAGATGGATCTTACGGATGACTTATTACATATG GTCTTTTCGTTTTTGGATCATCCCAATCTCTGCAAAGCTGCTAGAGTCTGTAAGCAGTGGTGGACTGCTAGTGCTCATGAAGTCTTCTGGAAgagtttgaattttgaagatCGGAGCATATCTGTAGAGCAAT TTGAGGACATCTGTAGGCGTTATCCTAATATCATGGCAATCCGTATGTCTGGTCCTGCCTGTAACCAGCTTGTCATGAAGGCCATTTCTTCGTTAAG TGGTATTCAGGAGATATCAGTCAATCACGACAGGCTGTGTCATCTCCAATTGACAAAGTGCCGTGTGATGCGTATAGCAGTCAG GTGCCCACAACTTGAAACTATGTCATTGAAGCGCAGTAACATGGCACAGACTGCGCTCAATTGCCCCCTTTTGCAAGAGCTTGATATAGGCTCTTGCCACAAACTTCCTGATTCTGCTATTCGTTCAGCTGTTACATCATGCTCGCAATTAGTTTCTTTGGACATGTCTAATTGTTCGAGTGTTAGTGATGAAACATTACGAGAAATATCCATGAATTGTGCTAACCTTAGTTTTCTTGATGCATCGTACTGCCCCAACCTATTCTTGGAG ACTGTTAGACTGCCAATGTTAACAGTTCTGAAGCTTCACAGTTGTGATGGCATCACTGCAGCCTCAATGGCTGCAATATCTCACAGTTATATGTTGGAG GTTTTGGAGCTTGATAATTGTAGCCTATTGACATCAGTGTCTTTAGACCTTCCCCGCTTGCAGAATATTAGATTGGTACACTGTCGCAA ATTTGCTGATTTGAACTTGATGACCCTAACGTTGTCGTCTATCTTGGTGTCCAATTGCCCTGTGCTCCATCGTATCAACATCACTTCAAATTCACTTCAA AAATTAACAATACCAAAGCAGGACAGTTTAACCACATTAGCTCTGCAATGCCAATCTTTACAAGAAGTGGATCTCTCTGAGTGTGAATCTTTGAATAACTCTGTATGCAATGTTTTTAATGATGGTGGAGGTTGCCCAATGTTGAAATCGTTAGTTCTTGGTAATTGTGAG AGTTTGACATCAGTTCAGTTCATCAGTACCTCTCTAATCAGTCTTTCCCTTGGTGGTTGCCGTGCAATAACTAATCTTGAACTCACATGCCCTAATCTAGAGAAAGTTATTTTGGATGGCTGTGATCATTTGGAAAGAGCATCATTTTGTCCA GTTGGTCTTTTATCTCTCAATTTAGGAATATGTCCAAAATTGAACACACTCAGCATTGAAGCACCGTTTATGGTTTCACTTGAGTTGAAAGGATGTGGTGTACTATCTGAAGCATTCATTAATTGTCCACTCTTAGCATCTCTCGATGCTTCCTTTTGCAG CCAACTAACGGATGGCTGCTTGTCTGCAACAACTGTCTCATGCCCACTGATTGAATCATtgatattaatgtcatgctcaTCAATTGGTTCAGAGGGTCTTCGATCTCTGTATTGTCTTCCAAATTTGACTGTTCTTGACTTATCATACACTTTCTTGGTGAACATGCAGCCTGTCTTTGATTCTTGTTTGCAACTAAAG GTTTTAAAGCTGCAAGCATGCAAATATCTCACTGAAACATCACTTGAACCTCTTTACAAAGGAGGTGCTTTGCCAGCACTTCAGGAGTTGGACTTGTCTTATGGAACTCTCTGTCAATCAGCCATAGATGAGCTTCTTGCTTGCTGCACAAACCTAACTCATGTGAGTTTGAATGGCTGTGTGAATATGCATGATTTGAATTGGGGAAGCAGTCGTGGGCAAAGTGACAATTTCCCTGCTGTAAACACCCCATCCTGGGCAAGTTCTAATGAGATTATCTCTGAATCAAGTGAGCACTCTGCTCGCTTACTACAAAACCTCTACTGTGTTGGATGTCCAAATATTAGGAAGGTTGTCATTCCATTGAgggaaaattgttttcatttgttatttttaaacctTTCGCTCTCGGCAAATTTGAAAGTGGTTGATGTCACATGTCTCAACCTATGCTTTCTTAATTTAAG CAATTGTTCCTCTTTGGAAATTTTGAAGTTAGAGTGTCCAAAATTGACCAGTCTATTCCTTCAG TCTTGCAATATTGACGATGAAGCTGTTGAAGCTGCTATATCAAAATGCACTATGCTGGAGACTCTTGACGTTCGCTTTTGTCCAAAG ATAAGCTCAATAAGCATGGGAAGATTACGCACAATTTGTTCAAGTTTGAAGCGAATATTTAGCAGTTAG
- the LOC114408860 gene encoding F-box/LRR-repeat protein 15-like isoform X2 produces MWCSSLGGPHCIVKCSNAGKSSASVDEFVDYDNFQRSSLRSNDDDALRSMSAGEESNFDEGDDSDISKVDDLEVKMDLTDDLLHMVFSFLDHPNLCKAARVCKQWWTASAHEVFWKSLNFEDRSISVEQFEDICRRYPNIMAIRMSGPACNQLVMKAISSLRNLEALTLGRAHIMDNFFHALADCSMLKRLTINDAILGSGIQEISVNHDRLCHLQLTKCRVMRIAVRCPQLETMSLKRSNMAQTALNCPLLQELDIGSCHKLPDSAIRSAVTSCSQLVSLDMSNCSSVSDETLREISMNCANLSFLDASYCPNLFLETVRLPMLTVLKLHSCDGITAASMAAISHSYMLEVLELDNCSLLTSVSLDLPRLQNIRLVHCRKFADLNLMTLTLSSILVSNCPVLHRINITSNSLQKLTIPKQDSLTTLALQCQSLQEVDLSECESLNNSVCNVFNDGGGCPMLKSLVLGNCESLTSVQFISTSLISLSLGGCRAITNLELTCPNLEKVILDGCDHLERASFCPVGLLSLNLGICPKLNTLSIEAPFMVSLELKGCGVLSEAFINCPLLASLDASFCSQLTDGCLSATTVSCPLIESLILMSCSSIGSEGLRSLYCLPNLTVLDLSYTFLVNMQPVFDSCLQLKVLKLQACKYLTETSLEPLYKGGALPALQELDLSYGTLCQSAIDELLACCTNLTHVSLNGCVNMHDLNWGSSRGQSDNFPAVNTPSWASSNEIISESSEHSARLLQNLYCVGCPNIRKVVIPLRENCFHLLFLNLSLSANLKVVDVTCLNLCFLNLSNCSSLEILKLECPKLTSLFLQSCNIDDEAVEAAISKCTMLETLDVRFCPKISSISMGRLRTICSSLKRIFSS; encoded by the exons ATGTGGTGTTCTTCGCTAGG TGGCCCTCATTGTATTGTGAAGTGTTCAAATGCTGGGAAATCCAGTGCATCTGTTGATGAATTTGTGGATTATGATAATTTTCAAAGATCGTCTCTTCGATCCAACGATGATGATGCATTGAGGTCGATGTCTGCTGGTGAGGAGAGTAACTTTGACGAAGGAGATGACAGTGACATCTCAAAAGTGGATGATCTAGAGGTCAAGATGGATCTTACGGATGACTTATTACATATG GTCTTTTCGTTTTTGGATCATCCCAATCTCTGCAAAGCTGCTAGAGTCTGTAAGCAGTGGTGGACTGCTAGTGCTCATGAAGTCTTCTGGAAgagtttgaattttgaagatCGGAGCATATCTGTAGAGCAAT TTGAGGACATCTGTAGGCGTTATCCTAATATCATGGCAATCCGTATGTCTGGTCCTGCCTGTAACCAGCTTGTCATGAAGGCCATTTCTTCGTTAAG aaatcttgaGGCTTTAACATTGGGAAGAGCTCATATAATGGATAATTTTTTCCATGCTTTGGCCGATTGTTCTATGTTGAAAAGACTGACCATCAATGATGCTATACTTGGCAGTGGTATTCAGGAGATATCAGTCAATCACGACAGGCTGTGTCATCTCCAATTGACAAAGTGCCGTGTGATGCGTATAGCAGTCAG GTGCCCACAACTTGAAACTATGTCATTGAAGCGCAGTAACATGGCACAGACTGCGCTCAATTGCCCCCTTTTGCAAGAGCTTGATATAGGCTCTTGCCACAAACTTCCTGATTCTGCTATTCGTTCAGCTGTTACATCATGCTCGCAATTAGTTTCTTTGGACATGTCTAATTGTTCGAGTGTTAGTGATGAAACATTACGAGAAATATCCATGAATTGTGCTAACCTTAGTTTTCTTGATGCATCGTACTGCCCCAACCTATTCTTGGAG ACTGTTAGACTGCCAATGTTAACAGTTCTGAAGCTTCACAGTTGTGATGGCATCACTGCAGCCTCAATGGCTGCAATATCTCACAGTTATATGTTGGAG GTTTTGGAGCTTGATAATTGTAGCCTATTGACATCAGTGTCTTTAGACCTTCCCCGCTTGCAGAATATTAGATTGGTACACTGTCGCAA ATTTGCTGATTTGAACTTGATGACCCTAACGTTGTCGTCTATCTTGGTGTCCAATTGCCCTGTGCTCCATCGTATCAACATCACTTCAAATTCACTTCAA AAATTAACAATACCAAAGCAGGACAGTTTAACCACATTAGCTCTGCAATGCCAATCTTTACAAGAAGTGGATCTCTCTGAGTGTGAATCTTTGAATAACTCTGTATGCAATGTTTTTAATGATGGTGGAGGTTGCCCAATGTTGAAATCGTTAGTTCTTGGTAATTGTGAG AGTTTGACATCAGTTCAGTTCATCAGTACCTCTCTAATCAGTCTTTCCCTTGGTGGTTGCCGTGCAATAACTAATCTTGAACTCACATGCCCTAATCTAGAGAAAGTTATTTTGGATGGCTGTGATCATTTGGAAAGAGCATCATTTTGTCCA GTTGGTCTTTTATCTCTCAATTTAGGAATATGTCCAAAATTGAACACACTCAGCATTGAAGCACCGTTTATGGTTTCACTTGAGTTGAAAGGATGTGGTGTACTATCTGAAGCATTCATTAATTGTCCACTCTTAGCATCTCTCGATGCTTCCTTTTGCAG CCAACTAACGGATGGCTGCTTGTCTGCAACAACTGTCTCATGCCCACTGATTGAATCATtgatattaatgtcatgctcaTCAATTGGTTCAGAGGGTCTTCGATCTCTGTATTGTCTTCCAAATTTGACTGTTCTTGACTTATCATACACTTTCTTGGTGAACATGCAGCCTGTCTTTGATTCTTGTTTGCAACTAAAG GTTTTAAAGCTGCAAGCATGCAAATATCTCACTGAAACATCACTTGAACCTCTTTACAAAGGAGGTGCTTTGCCAGCACTTCAGGAGTTGGACTTGTCTTATGGAACTCTCTGTCAATCAGCCATAGATGAGCTTCTTGCTTGCTGCACAAACCTAACTCATGTGAGTTTGAATGGCTGTGTGAATATGCATGATTTGAATTGGGGAAGCAGTCGTGGGCAAAGTGACAATTTCCCTGCTGTAAACACCCCATCCTGGGCAAGTTCTAATGAGATTATCTCTGAATCAAGTGAGCACTCTGCTCGCTTACTACAAAACCTCTACTGTGTTGGATGTCCAAATATTAGGAAGGTTGTCATTCCATTGAgggaaaattgttttcatttgttatttttaaacctTTCGCTCTCGGCAAATTTGAAAGTGGTTGATGTCACATGTCTCAACCTATGCTTTCTTAATTTAAG CAATTGTTCCTCTTTGGAAATTTTGAAGTTAGAGTGTCCAAAATTGACCAGTCTATTCCTTCAG TCTTGCAATATTGACGATGAAGCTGTTGAAGCTGCTATATCAAAATGCACTATGCTGGAGACTCTTGACGTTCGCTTTTGTCCAAAG ATAAGCTCAATAAGCATGGGAAGATTACGCACAATTTGTTCAAGTTTGAAGCGAATATTTAGCAGTTAG
- the LOC114408861 gene encoding uncharacterized protein LOC114408861 has product MTKTMTMWFLLVSLSFIYAVATANTQIKITNNPADKLVAAINENRTAHKVSALTDNPGLACIALQYIKAYQGECDAVGGSDGKKPPESHFAEVFAPNCGVEASTLAPITGRFLACQTKYVHAPEAFSDILIRNQKSIDILYSKNHTQVGAAVTGTDGGSPYFWCVLFSSGKPNNTFTFESGVAKITKPGCFSGANDECSGASDWSPLNGMWVFVTSVLIAMGFALSL; this is encoded by the exons ATGACAAAAACCATGACTATGTGGTTTCTGTTGGTCTCTCTTTCCTTCATTTATGCTGTTGCCACTGCTAATACTCAAA TCAAAATTACTAACAACCCTGCGGACAAGTTGGTAGCTGCAATCAACGAAAACAGAACTGCTCACAAGGTATCAGCCTTAACCGACAACCCGGGGCTTGCGTGTATTGCTCTACAATACATTAAGGCATACCAGGGTGAATGTGATGCTGTGGGAGGATCTGATGGCAAGAAACCTCCTGAGTCTCACTTTGCTGAAGTTTTTGCCCCAAACTGTGGTGTTGAGGCATCAACTCTTGCTCCTATAACTGGTCGTTTCCTAGCGTGCCAGACTAAGTATGTCCATGCTCCGGAGGCATTTTCTGATATCCTCATAAGGAACCAAAAGAGCATAGACATACTCTACAGTAAGAATCACACTCAGGTTGGTGCTGCTGTCACAGGTACTGATGGGGGCTCTCCTTACTTCTGGTGTGTGTTGTTTAGCAGTGGCAAACCTAACAACACCTTTACTTTTGAGAGTGGTGTGGCTAAAATAACAAAACCTGGTTGCTTTAGTGGAGCTAACGATGAGTGCAGTGGTGCTAGTGATTGGTCACCACTCAATGGGATGTGGGTATTTGTCACTTCAGTTCTGATTGCAATGGGGTTTGCTTTATCATTGTGA